In the Leishmania donovani BPK282A1 complete genome, chromosome 29 genome, one interval contains:
- a CDS encoding Zn-finger domain protein, putative: MQELPRRTARKTRREATGEPLTTVSSTSTATKDEDAQRSGLAENDLSGALPQTSAAAASPSLGSSRNSTSGSLVECWICFDPTSTPLNPIVTHRCRCRGSVGYVHQKCIDRWVIQQRNRACRSCGASYQLVHSEYPPGANLPLRPHERRVFLLKFLIKPLLLESAETLCCVLLRFFVLPLLLGLVYSFHRWPLLWRPMSTFAASPERNLSYTASVGVPGSQEVLENEDGTYTLTESFLAWADAILFGLVLCTVMNAVAVGWEKWNHYFRAARERLARETARRAEEGGLARAAAMPPVGPLDFHEENGPAEGVEERAEATEQGVNNDSPQAQPPHHEEASPEGFIVEGWRPEWGPLPAAEQELLPREDAPDARQRGARAEARAVAGEQHSSSDSDSGNDDSESGSDMPYRLSFVDGVFDTIDWVKSGAGGGGMKRLLPSSMRQLCYGLALTLLLRTIWGRVVVALAFAGFIVSWRYRHTRNVLTTQKRRLYEVAERVPLLSQEAVKTLFGVYLVDAFFFYGALPELGGMMLHYAVAPYVDIGFDRGFLAFFHGLTVLKVTLYWVVGAVLVMLLTAMELTVVGPLFANGVDLFFVRSFDARWDSVLGYWRCVVTQVFDSDPPRIVRGFLRVAVVELLVLLVFVRVPFWGMLGCRDLLWGDGTVAQTGLPLKMSLSLRVTTGYDISADASLDEWRRAEVLRVLAERVLLPFGAMYAARAREQLRPMLGSIPLDTIAPLELTAASSTSMTPAARELWEQVWGNMSDRSVFLFHLIDPESAKRVAAASEGFRHTLERVQEPIEWLRVATSEDGVCNTVMVLSSSAEWLGTLQRQPPVADLEAIVAPPFTVSEQQSTSTARAHQMVLNAWRNTYQDAMSRIASVLHPEVVPTPRSLYPEHDTVQEEPHTVSAIKCYMAALHLSYPYMGMGRWRALAYEWWSLLLLRNTFANYVVDVLKYVAAISTVLSCFAVYPLQRAQLRILFPVVRWIGQSVVHMEDYLFDPEQLRAVEGFVEQEGEDELVLPPMVEPLGFDRREEYVEEAAIPSYLLLRRVVVAVLFLVVASVMVWIVPVLCGTLLLCITRNALPVLVGAASLSFFCWNPTLFARSVIFGTALTIAIVFVVPIVGIIYIGPFAQLFWSSYPTLVEETFERQYDVHQMVGPYTGSATGGDGSADGDSDDDWESVDSRDVVQGNAEALHQDRGAEPDVGDGPHGDVQAVAAH, from the coding sequence ATGCAGGAGCTCCCTCGTCGAACGGCGAGGAAAACTCGGCGGGAGGCAACTGGGGAGCCTCTCACTACCGTGTCATCCACCTCGACGGCCACAAAAGATGAGGATGCACAAAGGAGTGGGCTGGCTGAGAATGACCTGTCAGGCGCGCTTCCGCAAacctctgcagctgctgcctccccctcccttggGTCGAGCCGCAACTCCACATCGGGGTCCCTTGTTGAGTGCTGGATCTGCTTCGACCCCACCAGCACCCCCTTGAACCCTATTGTcacccaccgctgccgctgccgcggctctGTCGGATATGTTCATCAAAAGTGCATCGATCGCTGGGTCATTCAGCAGCGCAACCGCGcttgccgcagctgcggcgcgtcCTACCAGCTGGTGCACTCCGAATATCCCCCCGGTGCAAACCTTCCGCTGAGGCCGCACGAGCGCCGCGTGTTTTTGTTGAAGTTTTTGATTaagccgctcctcctcgaatCCGCCGAGACGCTCTGCTGCGTCCTTCTGCGCTTTTTCGTCCTCCCGCTCCTGCTCGGGCTCGTCTACAGTTTTCATcgctggccgctgctgtggcggcccATGTCGACCTTTGCAGCATCACCGGAGCGGAACCTTAGCTACACCGCCTCAGTCGGTGTCCCCGGCAGccaggaggtgctggagaatGAGGACGGCACGTACACCTTGACGGAGTCCTTCTTGGCGTGGGCCGACGCAATTCTCTTTGGCCTCGTCCTGTGCACCGTGATGAACGCGGTGGCTGTGGGGTGGGAGAAGTGGAACCACTACTTCCGCGCTGCCCGGGAGCGACTCGCCCGCGAGACGGCAAGGCGAGCTGAGGAAGGAGGGTTGgcacgagcggcagcgatgcctCCGGTAGGCCCTCTCGACTTTCATGAGGAGAACGGCCCGGCAGAGGGAGTTGAGGAGCGGGCGGAGGCCACGGAGCAGGGGGTGAACAATGATTCTCCAcaagcgcagccgccgcatcATGAGGAAGCGTCGCCAGAGGGTTTTATCGTCGAGGGGTGGAGACCGGAATGGGGACctctgccggcggcggagcaggaaCTTCTGCCGCGCGAGGATGCGCCTGACGCGCGCCAACGTGGGGCGCGAGCAGAGGCGAGGGCAGTGGCAGGCGAGCAGCACtcgagcagcgacagcgacagcggtaATGACGACTCAgaaagcggcagcgacaTGCCCTACCGACTTTCCTTCGTCGACGGGGTCTTTGACACGATCGACTGGGTGAAGTcgggcgccggtggcggcggcatgaAGCGGCTCCTCCCTTCGTCGATGCGGCAGCTCTGCTACGGTCTTGcactgacgctgctgctgcgcacgatCTGGGGCAGGGTAGTCGTAGCGCTTGCCTTTGCAGGCTTCATCGTGAGTTGGCGCTACCGCCACACGCGAAACGTCCTCACGACACAGAAGCGGCGCTTATACGAGGTTGCAGagcgcgtgccgctgctgtcgcaggaggcggtgaagACACTCTTTGGGGTGTACCTCGTGGatgcttttttcttttacGGTGCGCTACCCGAGCTGGGAGGGATGATGCTGCACTACGCCGTCGCCCCGTACGTGGATATTGGCTTTGATCGCGGCTTCCTGGCCTTTTTTCACGGACTCACCGTGCTGAAAGTGACGCTCTACTGGGTGGTGGGCGCGGTGCTGGTGATGCTGCTCACCGCGATGGAGTTGACGGTTGTGGGCCCCTTGTTTGCCAACGGCGTCGATCTGTTCTTTGTGCGCAGCTTCGATGCCCGTTGGGACTCCGTTCTCGGGTACTGGCGCTGTGTCGTGACTCAGGTATTCGACTCCGACCCTCCCCGCATCGTTCGCGGCTTCCTccgcgtggcggtggtggagctgTTGGTGCTGCTTGTCTTTGTGCGGGTGCCGTTTTGGGGAATGCTCGGGTGCCGTGACTTGTTGTGGGGTGATGGCACAGTTGCGCAGACAGGGCTTCCGCTGAAAATGTCTCTTTCACTGAGGGTGACGACCGGGTACGACATCAGCGCGGACGCCAGCCTTGACgagtggcgccgcgccgaggtTCTGCGCGTTCTGGCGGAGCGGGTGCTGCTCCCCTTTGGTGCCATGTACGCAGCCCGAGCACGAGAGCAACTGAGGCCAATGCTTGGTTCAATCCCTCTCGACACCATCGCCCCCCTCGAGCTGACTGCCGCGAGCTCCACTTCCATGACACCCGCCGCGCGAGAGCTGTGGGAGCAGGTCTGGGGCAACATGTCAGATCGCTCGGTGTTCCTTTTTCACCTCATCGACCCCGAATCCGCCAAGAGggtcgcagcggcgtcggaggGGTTTCGCCACACGCTGGAGCGCGTTCAGGAGCCGATAGAGTGGCTGCGCGTAGCAACATCCGAGGATGGCGTGTGCAACACGGTGATGGTCTTGTCCTCCTCAGCAGAGTGGTTAgggacgctgcagcggcagccgccagtCGCAGATTTGGAGGCCATTGTGGCGCCGCCATTCACGGTTTcagagcagcagagcaccTCGaccgcgcgtgcgcatcagATGGTGCTCAACGCGTGGAGAAACACGTACCAGGATGCCATGAGCCGCATTGCCAGTGTCCTGCACCCCGAGGTggtgccgacgccgcggtcGTTGTACCCAGAGCACGACACGGTGCAGGAAGAGCCTCACACCGTGAGCGCGATCAAGTGTTACATGGCCGCACTGCACTTGTCGTACCCTTACATGGGCATGGGCCGCTGGCGCGCCCTCGCGTATGAGTGGTggtcactgctgctgctgcgcaacacATTCGCGAACTACGTCGTCGACGTCCTCAAGTACGTGGCAGCGATATCAACGGTCCTCTCCTGCTTCGCCGTGTACCCCCTGCAGCGAGCGCAGCTACGCATTCTCTTTCCGGTGGTTCGCTGGATTGGTCAGAGTGTCGTGCACATGGAGGACTACCTGTTTGACCCAGAGCAGCTTCGCGCGGTGGAGGGATTTGTGGAGCaggagggcgaggacgaACTTGTTCTGCCTCCGATGGTCGAACCGCTGGGGTTCGACCGGCGCGAGGAGTATGTGGAAGAGGCGGCTATCCCGTCCTAcctcctgctgcggcgtgtggtggtggctgttctcttcctcgtcgtcgcgTCCGTCATGGTTTGGATCGTTCCCGTACTGTGCGGCACTCTCCTCTTGTGCATCACGAGGAATGCGCTACCGGTTCTTGTGGGGGCGGCCTCCTTGAGCTTCTTCTGCTGGAACCCCACATTGTTCGCCCGCTCCGTCATCTTCGGCACAGCACTCACCATCGCCATTGTGTTCGTCGTGCCGATCGTCGGCATCATCTACATCGGACCTTTTGCGCAGCTGTTCTGGAG